The Starkeya sp. ORNL1 DNA window CGCCTGGATCCCGCTGCTCAGCGCCTGGTTCGGCAATGGCGAGGTGATGAAGATCACCCTCATCGCCATCGGCGCCTTCTTTCCGATGGCGCTGGCGGCGGAGGCCGGCTGCTACAATGTGCCGGCGCCCTATCGCGAGGTCGGACGCGTGCTCGAACTGGACCGCTGGACCACGCTCACGCGCATCGTGCTGCCGGCGGCGACCCCGGCGCTGCTGTCCGGCCTCGAACTCTCGCTCAATATCGCCTGGCTCGGCACCTTCGGCGCCGAATATCTGATCGGCACCGGCTACATCAACGGCATGGGCGACGGGCTCGGCGCCTATCTCGCCGCCGCCCGCGAATATGCCCGCATGGACAAGGTGATCGTCGGCGTGGTCTCGCTAGCGCTGCTCGGCCTCGCGCTCGACCGCGCCATCGTGCTGCTCTCAAGGAGGATATTGCCGTGGTCGAGGCACTAGAAGCGACACGGCCCGTGCCGGCCGAGAACGCACCGCGCCGCAGCTCGGTCGAGATACGCGGCGTCTCCAAGACCTTCATTGTGGACGGCGGCAAGGTCGAGGCGCTGGCGGATGTTTCGCTCAGCGTGCGGCCCGGTGAGTTCATCAGCCTGGTGGGGCCGAGCGGCTGCGGGAAGTCGACGCTGCTGCGCTTCCTCGCCGGGCTCGATCTGCCTGACAGTGGCAGCATTGCCGTCGACGGCGTGCCGGTCGCCCGGCCGAGCCTGACCCGCGGCATCGTGTTCCAGGACCATCGCCTGCTGCCCTGGCTGAGCGTCACCGACAATATCCTGCTCAGCCTCAACAGCCGTCCGGGCACCGACGCCGAAAAGCGCGAGCGGGTGGCCGAGCTGATCCGCCTGGTCGGCCTCGCCGGCTTCGAGAACGCCCATCCGCATCAGCTCTCCGGCGGCATGTCGCAGCGCGCCGCCATCGCCCGCAGCCTTGCGCCGCGCCCGCGTTTGCTGCTGCTCGACGAGCCGCTCGGCGCGCTGGATTCGCTCACCCGCTCCTATCTGCAGGACGAGTTGCTGCGGCTGTGGGAGCATGAGGGCATCACCGTGGTGATGGTGACCCATGATGTCGAGGAGGCCGTGTTCCTGTCCGACCGCATCGTGGTGATGGATCCCCGGCCCGGCCGGGTGCGGCGGATCTTCGACATTCCGGCCGAGCGCCCGCGCCGACGCGCCGCGCCGGACTTCGTCGCGGTGAAGGAGGAAATCCTCAGTCTGCTGCTGGGAGGGCGCGCGCCCGCCGGCTGACCCCTGCCCGCCACGCAATGCTGGCACACGCCCTTGTGGGTGCTCCGTGTCCAGCAGGACTCGTTACCCGGCAGCATCACGCAAGATAGCTTGCAGGGCGTTGTCGAGATACCGACCCACCTCCGTTACGCGCTCATCGCCATACTGGCCAAAGAAGGACGACGGCTTGTCGTATTCAAATATTCCCCTGCCGTTCTCATCCTCGAACAGAACCACTCGGAGCGGCGCATAGAGAGCGGCGGGGAGTTGATAGCGAGTCATCTTTGAGGCGGTCAGGGGATTCCCGATTTCATACTGGATTGCGTTACGCTTGCCGCCCGCAATCTGGAGCAAGGCGCCATGATCGCGTTCAAGGAAGATCGACAGTTTCGGTCCCTTCTCTTCGTACTCCTGCGCAGCTCTCTGGTCACCGCTGCGCAGGACCTCGGAGATACTTGCATCGAGCTTAGGCACCGCTGCCTCAAGCTTTCGGCGAACCTCTGCGAACGGCCGCACCGACGAAATTCGAATGTGCTCAACCGCGATTGTGTGTGATGAGACGGAAGCTTCGGCCATTTCGTAGGTGCTCTCGGAGGCCGACTCTAAGGGCGGCCGGTCGCTGTGGATCTGCGGATTCGACTGCGCGTTCGCATATGTGGCTGCCGTGAGGAGACCTCCCGCGGCGCTCGCTGCCAGCAACCGGCGGCGTGAAATGATATTCATGTCTTGCTCCAGTAGTTCAGCATGCCTTGACGGCACATGAAGGAGCCGCATATCGACTTCAAGGTCGGAGAGTCCATTATACGTTGGCGCGTCAGATATACTTTGGGATTATTTACTTGATCGACAATCGGCTGATCATGGACGGCACGAGTTGGTCTGGAGCGTGTTTTCTCGAACACCCCGACGCACCGGAGCGTGGAAAGCTCGCGCCGCTTGGCGATCGAGATGCGGTAGCCGGCCGTCGCCGGCTTGATTGCGGGAGGCTACAACGGCCGATGCTCTCCCGTATCCTCCGCCTTCCCCTCGAGATCATCGTCACAGTCTTCATCCTGCTGGATGAAGCCGCCCGGCCGATTTACATGCCCCTTGTCCGCACAGTGGCCAGGTGGCGGCTGACCAGGGCATTCGAGAACTGGGTTGCGGAGCGCCATCGTTTTACGATTCTCACGCTACTGGCCGTCCCGTTCGCCATTGTCGAGCCCCTCAAGGTGATCGCCTTGCTGTGGATCGGACGAGGCTCGGTCTCGCTCGGGATCATTACGCTCGCGCTGGCACATCTGGTAAGCTTCATCATCGTCGAGCGCATCTACAGTGCAGGTCGGGAGAAGCTCCTCACGATCGGCTGGCTTGCCTACGTCATGAGCCTTGTGGCCGCCGTCCGGAAGTTCCTCTTGGAATGGATAAAGTCCGCAGCTTTCTGGCGGGCCGCGGGCAGGCTGCGGGCGGAAATCGCGGCGTCGTTCCGCTCGCGGGAAAGGAAACCCTAACCCGCACCCCGAAAGCGGCCTCCTGACCCCTGCCCGCAGCGCAATACTGGCACACGCCGTTGTGGGTGGACGGCACGCTCCGGCTGCGCTCGGCTAGCCGCAACGCAAGACACCATCCCGGCCCGCGCCGCCCCAAGCGTGCGCCACTCGGAGATCGAGGACCACCTCATGGCCAGCAGCAAGCAACTGCATCTCGGCGCCTTCATGCGCCCGGTGAGCATCCATACCGGCGCCTGGCGCTATCCCGGCGCCTGGCCCGACGCCAATTTCAATCTCAAGCACCTCACCCGCCTTGCGCAGACGCTCGAGCGCGGCAAGTTCGACGCCTTCTTCATGGCGGACCACCTCGCGGTGCTGAACATGCCGGTGGAGGCGCTGAAGCGCAGCCACACCGTGACCTCGTTCGAGCCGTTCACGCTGCTCTCCGCGCTCGCCGGGGCGACACAGCGCATCGGGCTGGTCGCCACCGCCTCGACCACGTTCGACGAGCCCTACCATGTCGCCCGCCGCTTCGCCTCGCTGGACCATATCAGCGATGGCCGGGCGGGCTGGAACATCGTGACGACGTCGAACCCCGACGCGGCGCTCAATTTCGGGCTCGAAGACCATATGGAGCATGACGAACGCTATGTCCGCGCCCGCGAATTCTATGATGTGGTGACCGGGCTGTGGGACAGCTTCGCCGACGACGCCTTCAGCCGCGACGTTGCGAGCGGGCTCTATTTCGACCCCGAGCGGCTGCATGCGCTCGCCCATAAGGGCAAGTATTTCTCGGTGCGCGGCCCGCTCAACATCGCCCGGCCGGTGCAGGGCTGGCCGGTGATCGTGCAGGCCGGCGCCTCGGAAGCCGGGCGCCAGCTCGCCGCCGAGACCGCGGAGGCGATCTTCGCCGCAGCGCCGAACCTCGCCGCCGGCAAGGCCTTCTACGCCGATATGAAGGGCCGGCTCGACAAGCTCGGTCGCCCGCGCGACCACCTCAAGATCCTGCCCGGCGCCTTCGTCGTGGTCGGCGACAGTGTCGAGGAGGCCCGCGCCAAGCGCGCCAGGCTCGACAGCCTGGTGCATTATGACAGCGCCATCGCCTCGCTCTCCATCGCGCTCGGCCATGATGCCTCCGGCTTCGATCCGGACGGGCCGCTGCCCGACATCCCCGAGACCAATGCCAGCCGCAGCGCCCGCGAGCGGGTGATCGACCTCGCCCAGCGTGAGCATCTCACCGTGCGCCAGCTCGCCCAGCGGCTTGGCGGCTATTCCGGCCTCGCCTTCGTCGGCACCCCCGCCACCATCGCCGACCAGATGGAGGAATGGCTGATGAGCGAGGGCAGCGACGGCTTCAACGTGATGTTCCCGTATCTGCCCGGCGGCCTCGACGACTTCGTCGACAAGGTGGTGCCGGAACTGCAACGCCGCGGCCTGTTCCGCCGCGAGTATGAGGGCACCACGCTGCGCGAGCATCTCGGCCTGCCGCGGCCGGAGAACCGGTTCTTCACCGACAGTGGAAAGATGGCGCAGGGTGCATGAGGGGTGCCCCGCGCCTGTCCCGAGAATCCAAGCGCTGGAGCAAGTTTGACCGATAATTCGACTTATCCGTTGAAGGGGCTGCCTTTCCACCCTCATCCCGGGCTTGACCCGGGGATCCAGACTTCGACCAGGTGCACGCGGATGGACTGGATCCCCGGATCAAGTCCGGGGATGAGGGCCAACTGGAGCTTTCGGCCAGGTTCTCAGTGCGCCATCAGCACCGGCACCGTCATGCGATCGAGCACGTCGCGGGTGACGCCGCCAAGCACGAATTCGCGCAGCCGCGAATGGCCGTAGCCGCCCATCACCACCAGGTCGATATCGCGCGCCGCCACTTCCTTCAGCAGCACGTCGACCACGCGCTCGCCGGCGGCGGCCTCCAGGCGGCGCAGCTCCACCGACTTGCCGATCCGCGCCAGGTGCTCGGCGATGTCGGCACCGTCGAGGTCCCGCGCCTTGCCGCGTGCGGTCTTGACGATCACCGCCTCGACGAGATCGGCCTTCGCGAGCAGCGGGCGCGCCTCGGAGACCGCCCGCGCGGCGGTACGGCTACCGTCCCAGGCGACGAGGATACGCCGCGCCGAGAATGGCTTCTGCTGGTGGAGCGGCACCAGCAGCAGCGCCCGGCCGGAATCGAACAGCACCGCCTCGGCCACGATCTCGTCCGAGCCCATGCGGTCCGGATCGGGCTGGCTGACCACGGTGAGATCATACAGCCGCGCCATGACGCCGATCTGCTCGGCAATGCCGCCAATGGTGCCGTCCAGGGTCTCGACATCGACGGTCAAGGCCAGCGAGCGGGCGGCTTCCTGGAAACGGTCGATGGCCTGGGCGGCGAGCCGGCGTGCCTCGAGGCGCTGGGTCTCGATGAAATCGGTCGAGAAGGCTTCGGTATAGATCTGGGGGACGTCGATCTCGAAGCTGCCGGCGACGCCGGTGAGGTGCGCATCAAGCGCCGCCGCCAGCGACACCGCATAGTCCGACGCACTGTCGACGTCATCGTCGCCGACCTTCAGATGCACGAGAATGTCCTTGAACATGCCGTCCTCCATCGCTGCCGAACCTGCCGCTTGCGATACGACTTTACACTGGTAACTTGTGCCTGCCTTGATCGGGGTCAAGGCCGCCGGTCGCGCCACGGCTGAGGGACGGCTATAAGTCGTCGAAACCGCGCGAAAGTACCATGGCCCACCTCGTCCGCCCGCTCCTCACCGCCCTCGTTTTGCTCGGCCTGTGGGAAGCCGCGGTGCGGGTGATGGGCGTGCCGGCCTATATCCTGCCCGGCCCCATTCGCATCGGCGCCGCGCTGTGGGACAACCGCACGATACTGGTGGAGAACGCCGCCATCACGCTGGGGGAGATGCTGCTCGGGC harbors:
- a CDS encoding ABC transporter permease, with translation MKPSATGLSLSRWRGLVLPLALVGLWAALSAGGAINSRLLVPPAQVVTTAIEGFSDGSVPGALAATLLRALAGWSIGVAAGLLVGITLGLSGVARRLADPTINSARQIALFAWIPLLSAWFGNGEVMKITLIAIGAFFPMALAAEAGCYNVPAPYREVGRVLELDRWTTLTRIVLPAATPALLSGLELSLNIAWLGTFGAEYLIGTGYINGMGDGLGAYLAAAREYARMDKVIVGVVSLALLGLALDRAIVLLSRRILPWSRH
- a CDS encoding ABC transporter ATP-binding protein codes for the protein MVEALEATRPVPAENAPRRSSVEIRGVSKTFIVDGGKVEALADVSLSVRPGEFISLVGPSGCGKSTLLRFLAGLDLPDSGSIAVDGVPVARPSLTRGIVFQDHRLLPWLSVTDNILLSLNSRPGTDAEKRERVAELIRLVGLAGFENAHPHQLSGGMSQRAAIARSLAPRPRLLLLDEPLGALDSLTRSYLQDELLRLWEHEGITVVMVTHDVEEAVFLSDRIVVMDPRPGRVRRIFDIPAERPRRRAAPDFVAVKEEILSLLLGGRAPAG
- a CDS encoding DUF302 domain-containing protein, with amino-acid sequence MNIISRRRLLAASAAGGLLTAATYANAQSNPQIHSDRPPLESASESTYEMAEASVSSHTIAVEHIRISSVRPFAEVRRKLEAAVPKLDASISEVLRSGDQRAAQEYEEKGPKLSIFLERDHGALLQIAGGKRNAIQYEIGNPLTASKMTRYQLPAALYAPLRVVLFEDENGRGIFEYDKPSSFFGQYGDERVTEVGRYLDNALQAILRDAAG
- a CDS encoding LLM class flavin-dependent oxidoreductase, with translation MASSKQLHLGAFMRPVSIHTGAWRYPGAWPDANFNLKHLTRLAQTLERGKFDAFFMADHLAVLNMPVEALKRSHTVTSFEPFTLLSALAGATQRIGLVATASTTFDEPYHVARRFASLDHISDGRAGWNIVTTSNPDAALNFGLEDHMEHDERYVRAREFYDVVTGLWDSFADDAFSRDVASGLYFDPERLHALAHKGKYFSVRGPLNIARPVQGWPVIVQAGASEAGRQLAAETAEAIFAAAPNLAAGKAFYADMKGRLDKLGRPRDHLKILPGAFVVVGDSVEEARAKRARLDSLVHYDSAIASLSIALGHDASGFDPDGPLPDIPETNASRSARERVIDLAQREHLTVRQLAQRLGGYSGLAFVGTPATIADQMEEWLMSEGSDGFNVMFPYLPGGLDDFVDKVVPELQRRGLFRREYEGTTLREHLGLPRPENRFFTDSGKMAQGA
- a CDS encoding universal stress protein, translating into MFKDILVHLKVGDDDVDSASDYAVSLAAALDAHLTGVAGSFEIDVPQIYTEAFSTDFIETQRLEARRLAAQAIDRFQEAARSLALTVDVETLDGTIGGIAEQIGVMARLYDLTVVSQPDPDRMGSDEIVAEAVLFDSGRALLLVPLHQQKPFSARRILVAWDGSRTAARAVSEARPLLAKADLVEAVIVKTARGKARDLDGADIAEHLARIGKSVELRRLEAAAGERVVDVLLKEVAARDIDLVVMGGYGHSRLREFVLGGVTRDVLDRMTVPVLMAH